Proteins from a single region of Esox lucius isolate fEsoLuc1 chromosome 13, fEsoLuc1.pri, whole genome shotgun sequence:
- the adra2b gene encoding alpha-2B adrenergic receptor, translated as MTAHQPHLDIPRVHPPKARNESVSSMQMAPYSPEATALFATAITLMVVFTIVGNIFVIIAVLTSRALRGPQNLFLVSLAAADILVATLIIPFSLANELLGYWYFKSLWCEVYLALDVLFCTSSIAHLCAISLDRYLSISRVTYARQRTPVRIKASIVVVWLISAIISFPPLLSLNKTAPGGEGSERGPQCQLNDERWYILYSTIGSFFAPCLIMILVYLRIYQIAKQRTRNPPGEPRKDGVGCATPSQTPRGTQANGKEDNEETPAMPHRTISIRPPTLAVTPSPSPDQANEIPSSPSSTTKNLLHPPDPSLASAPNVTSPLTSPMGQSPSSISRSPSSILPPQAPAKPKDGGKKGNVKKGKKYNNNGDSSNSSDSDMEPEVGGRRGVNTSSMAGSPGIHSPATIQKYRDMIATSKGARLVAGRRSKPESTPGSARRKAMVNREKRFTFVLAVVIGVFVVCWFPFFFSYSLQAICPETCILPDPLFKFFFWIGYCNSCLNPVIYTIFNQDFRKAFKKILCKNNKGTFF; from the exons ATGACTGCTCATCAGCCGCACCTGGACATACCGCGCGTACATCCTCCTAAAGCGAGAAATGAG AGCGTCTCTTCCAtgcaaatggcaccctactcccCCGAAGCCACAGCACTCTTCGCTACAGCCATCACCCTCATGGTGGTCTTTACAATTGTGGGAAACATATTCGTTATCATCGCTGTCCTAACCAGCCGTGCACTCAGAGGACCACAGAACCTGTTTCTGGTGTCGCTGGCTGCTGCAGACATTTTGGTGGCGACTCTCATCATTCCGTTCTCCCTGGCCAATGAACTGCTGGGATACTGGTACTTCAAGTCTCTCTGGTGTGAGGTTTACTTGGCTCTTGACGTTCTGTTCTGCACTTCCTCCATTGCTCACTTGTGCGCTATCTCATTGGACCGTTACCTGTCCATCAGCCGAGTTACCTATGCCCGCCAGCGCACGCCTGTACGTATCAAAGCCTCCATCGTGGTTGTGTGGCTCATCTCGGCCatcatctctttccctcctctcctgtcaCTGAATAAGACGGCGCCAGGGGGTGAGGGGAGTGAACGGGGGCCTCAGTGCCAGCTGAACGATGAGCGCTGGTACATCCTTTACTCCACCATCGGCTCCTTCTTCGCTCCGTGTCTCATCATGATACTTGTCTACTTAAGGATCTACCAGATTGCCAAGCAGCGCACACGAAACCCGCCAGGTGAGCCCAGGAAAGACGGGGTGGGCTGTGCTACCCCGAGCCAAACCCCTAGAGGGACCCAGGCCAATGGGAAAGAGGACAACGAAGAAACCCCAGCAATGCCCCACAGAACCATCAGCATCAGACCGCCCACCCTGGCTGTTACTCCATCACCGTCCCCTGATCAGGCCAACGAgatcccctcttctccctcctccaccaccaaaAACCTACTCCATCCTCCGGACCCATCCTTAGCTTCAGCCCCGAACGTGACCTCCCCTCTTACCTCTCCCATGGGTCAGTCACCCTCCTCAATCTCCCGCTCTCCCTCCTCTATCCTCCCACCACAAGCCCCCGCCAAACCCAAAGATGGAGGGAAGAAGGGGAACGTAAAGAAAGGGAAGAAGTATAACAACAATGGGGACAGCTCCAACAGCTCTGACAGTGACATGGAGCCGGAGGTAGGTGGCAGAAGGGGTGTAAACACAAGCAGCATGGCGGGTTCGCCTGGCATCCACTCCCCTGCCACCATTCAGAAGTACAGGGACATGATTGCCACTTCTAAGGGGGCTCGTTTGGTAGCAGGGAGGAGGTCTAAGCCGGAAAGCACTCCAGGATCGGCACGACGTAAAGCCATGGTGAACCGAGAAAAACGCTTCACATTCGTCCTGGCCGTGGTGATTGGAGTGTTTGTTGTATGCTGGTTCCCTTTTTTCTTCTCCTACTCGCTGCAGGCCATCTGCCCTGAAACATGCATTCTCCCTGATCCTCTCTTTAAGTTCTTCTTCTGGATTGGCTACTGCAACTCCTGTCTGAACCCTGTCATATACACCATCTTCAACCAGGACTTCAGGAAGGCTTTTAAGAAGATCCTTTGTAAGAACAACAAGGGCACCTTCTTTTAG